In Epilithonimonas zeae, a single window of DNA contains:
- the nadB gene encoding L-aspartate oxidase: MIKTDVLVIGSGISGLSYAIKIAEQLPETKITIVTKSNEDESNTKYAQGGLAVVTDFSKDNFQKHIDDTLRAGDYINDPEIVKIVVEEAPYRFNEIVEWGAKFDQEKGKYSLGREGGHTENRIVHHKDITGFEIERALLETIRNSPNIEMLPHHYVIDLITQHHVPGKELDKGNINAYGAYILDEQNKKIKKITSKITLVATGGAGHVYKNTTNPIIATGDGIAFVHRAQGKVSNMQYYQFHPTAMYSKRDGMLFLISEAVRGDGAKLRTKNGKPFMQKYDEREELASRDIVARGIDNELKISGDDYVGLDCREMDREKFINHFPNIYQKCLDEGIDPFKELIPVVPACHYLMGGIDTDKYGQSSIKNLFAVGECTNSGLHGANRLASNSLLEGLVFGHNAAMKTVELLKENDFNFDDLKAVPEWNEEGMKMMDEMVLVTYLRKQLQEMMSDLVAIVRSNARLELAKKKQREIYEAVTELYNYSILSPQLSELRNLVNVSYLIIKHSLEMKENKGAFYNKDLATKPLLINE, from the coding sequence ATGATAAAAACAGACGTTCTTGTAATTGGTTCCGGAATCTCGGGCTTATCTTATGCCATTAAAATTGCCGAACAATTACCTGAAACTAAAATTACCATCGTTACAAAATCCAACGAGGACGAAAGCAATACCAAATATGCACAAGGCGGATTGGCAGTCGTAACAGATTTTTCCAAAGATAATTTTCAAAAACACATAGACGATACTTTGCGTGCCGGAGATTACATCAATGACCCGGAGATTGTCAAAATCGTGGTAGAAGAAGCACCTTATCGATTCAATGAAATTGTTGAATGGGGCGCAAAATTTGATCAGGAAAAAGGAAAATATTCTCTAGGTCGTGAAGGCGGACATACCGAAAACAGGATTGTCCATCATAAAGACATTACAGGTTTTGAAATTGAAAGAGCGCTTCTTGAAACTATTAGAAACTCTCCAAATATCGAAATGCTCCCTCATCATTATGTTATTGATTTGATAACACAACACCACGTTCCAGGGAAAGAATTGGACAAAGGAAATATCAATGCTTACGGTGCTTATATTCTTGATGAGCAGAATAAAAAAATCAAAAAAATCACTTCGAAAATTACTTTAGTTGCAACAGGAGGAGCCGGACACGTTTACAAAAACACAACCAATCCAATCATTGCGACAGGAGACGGGATAGCCTTTGTTCACAGAGCGCAAGGGAAAGTTTCCAATATGCAATATTATCAGTTTCACCCAACGGCGATGTACTCTAAAAGAGATGGAATGCTATTTTTGATCTCAGAAGCTGTTCGTGGTGACGGCGCAAAACTCCGTACCAAAAACGGAAAACCATTTATGCAGAAATATGATGAGCGCGAAGAATTAGCTTCCCGTGACATCGTTGCAAGAGGAATCGATAATGAACTGAAAATCAGCGGAGACGACTATGTTGGTTTAGACTGTCGCGAAATGGACAGAGAAAAATTCATCAATCACTTTCCAAATATCTATCAAAAATGTCTGGATGAAGGAATTGACCCTTTCAAAGAATTGATTCCTGTGGTTCCGGCTTGTCATTACTTGATGGGCGGAATTGATACCGATAAATACGGACAATCTTCTATCAAAAATCTTTTCGCCGTTGGAGAATGTACCAACTCCGGACTTCACGGCGCGAATCGTTTAGCTTCGAATTCTTTATTAGAAGGTTTGGTCTTTGGTCACAATGCGGCGATGAAAACAGTTGAATTGCTGAAAGAAAATGATTTCAATTTCGATGATTTGAAAGCAGTTCCGGAATGGAACGAAGAAGGAATGAAAATGATGGACGAAATGGTTCTCGTAACTTATCTCAGAAAACAACTCCAGGAAATGATGAGCGATCTGGTCGCGATTGTAAGAAGCAACGCAAGATTAGAATTGGCAAAGAAAAAGCAGCGTGAAATCTATGAAGCCGTGACAGAGCTTTATAATTATTCCATACTTTCGCCACAGCTTTCGGAATTGAGGAATCTTGTGAATGTTTCTTACCTTATTATCAAGCATTCTCTCGAAATGAAAGAAAATAAAGGTGCATTTTACAATAAGGATTTGGCCACGAAACCGCTTTTGATCAATGAGTAA
- a CDS encoding NAD(P)H-dependent oxidoreductase, with amino-acid sequence MNYLEALNWRYSVKKFDGKKISSEKLNNILEAGRLSVSSLGLQPYHLLVVGNDKTIQKLIPAFYNPSQISTCSHLIALVTKTHINKEYVDNYFSHIINERGVTLEQLSAFRNNINLFLENYTQKELESWSEKQSYIVLGSLIMASAEEEIDTCPMEGFKADILEDVLKIDKEHEKIAVVLALGYRAEDDIFQNFKKVRKPADKFIKFF; translated from the coding sequence ATGAACTATTTAGAAGCACTTAACTGGCGATATTCTGTTAAAAAATTTGATGGAAAAAAGATTTCTTCTGAAAAACTGAACAATATCCTGGAAGCAGGACGATTGTCTGTCAGCTCATTAGGCTTACAACCTTATCATCTTTTGGTTGTAGGAAATGATAAAACGATTCAGAAATTGATTCCGGCCTTTTATAATCCTTCACAAATATCGACTTGCTCGCATTTGATTGCTTTGGTCACAAAAACTCATATTAATAAGGAATATGTCGATAATTATTTCAGTCATATTATTAATGAGCGTGGTGTGACTTTGGAACAATTGTCTGCTTTTAGAAATAACATCAATCTTTTCTTAGAAAATTATACCCAGAAAGAACTGGAAAGTTGGTCCGAAAAACAGAGCTATATTGTTCTTGGTTCATTGATAATGGCTTCTGCCGAAGAAGAAATCGACACTTGTCCAATGGAAGGCTTCAAAGCTGATATTTTAGAAGACGTTCTGAAAATCGATAAAGAACACGAAAAAATTGCTGTTGTTCTGGCGCTTGGCTACAGAGCGGAAGATGATATTTTTCAGAATTTCAAAAAAGTAAGAAAACCTGCGGATAAGTTCATCAAATTCTTTTAA
- the mraZ gene encoding division/cell wall cluster transcriptional repressor MraZ: MKNFIGTYECKIDDKGRIKLPASLTKQMEHFADEPFVIKRSVFQKCLEVYPMKPWEKLMAKINGLNRFVKKNADFIRMFTAGVKTVEMDNVGRLQISKDLTQYANLSKEIVITSAGELFEIWNKDSYEQVISVSESDFANLAEDVMGNLDSEESY; the protein is encoded by the coding sequence ATGAAAAACTTCATTGGAACATACGAGTGTAAAATAGATGACAAAGGGCGCATCAAACTGCCTGCTTCGCTTACGAAGCAGATGGAACATTTTGCAGATGAGCCATTTGTGATAAAGCGTTCGGTGTTTCAGAAGTGTCTTGAGGTCTATCCGATGAAACCTTGGGAAAAACTGATGGCAAAAATAAACGGTCTGAATCGATTTGTGAAAAAAAATGCAGATTTCATCAGGATGTTTACAGCAGGAGTTAAAACCGTGGAGATGGATAACGTGGGTCGTCTGCAGATCAGCAAAGATTTGACGCAGTATGCTAATCTCAGCAAAGAAATTGTGATTACAAGTGCCGGCGAGTTGTTCGAGATCTGGAACAAAGATTCTTACGAGCAAGTCATTTCTGTCAGCGAATCTGATTTTGCAAATCTTGCAGAGGATGTAATGGGAAATCTTGATTCCGAGGAATCATATTAA
- the rsmH gene encoding 16S rRNA (cytosine(1402)-N(4))-methyltransferase RsmH, whose translation MYHNPVLLKESVDALVTNPDGVYVDCTFGGGGHSREILSRLSEKGRLFSFDQDLDALKNAIDDPRFTLVNQNFRFLENSMLAYGISHVDGILADLGVSSHQFDEAERGFSTRSNAPLDMRMNVMQGLDAKKIINDYEEEDLANIFYQYGELRESRKLAREIVHHRKTKKINTTEDLKNLFSYIPAFKQNKFFAQVFQAIRIEVNQELEVLKEMLVQSYKILKVEGRLVVISYHSLEDRLVKRFLKNGMFEGEPQRDIYGNYAKAFELLKTKAIIPDDKEIEENSRARSAKMRIGTKL comes from the coding sequence ATGTATCATAATCCAGTTTTATTAAAAGAAAGCGTAGACGCTCTGGTAACCAATCCGGACGGTGTTTACGTGGATTGTACTTTTGGTGGTGGTGGTCACTCAAGAGAAATTTTAAGCAGGCTTTCCGAAAAAGGAAGGTTGTTTTCTTTTGACCAAGATTTGGATGCGTTGAAAAATGCAATTGATGACCCGAGATTTACTTTGGTCAATCAAAATTTCAGGTTTTTGGAAAACTCGATGTTGGCTTATGGGATTTCTCACGTTGATGGGATTTTGGCTGATTTGGGTGTTTCTTCTCATCAGTTTGATGAAGCAGAACGTGGATTTTCTACGAGAAGCAATGCGCCTCTTGATATGAGAATGAATGTAATGCAGGGTCTGGATGCAAAAAAGATCATCAACGATTACGAAGAAGAAGACCTTGCTAATATCTTTTACCAATATGGGGAATTGAGAGAATCTCGAAAATTGGCAAGGGAAATCGTTCATCATAGAAAAACGAAGAAAATCAATACAACGGAAGATCTGAAAAATCTCTTCAGCTATATTCCGGCTTTTAAGCAGAATAAATTTTTTGCTCAGGTTTTCCAGGCCATCAGAATTGAGGTTAATCAAGAATTGGAGGTTTTGAAAGAAATGCTGGTTCAGTCTTACAAAATTTTGAAAGTTGAAGGAAGATTAGTTGTGATTTCTTATCATTCCTTAGAAGATAGGTTGGTAAAACGTTTCCTGAAAAACGGAATGTTCGAAGGCGAGCCTCAACGTGATATTTACGGAAATTATGCGAAAGCTTTTGAATTATTGAAAACTAAAGCAATTATTCCGGATGATAAAGAAATTGAAGAAAACTCACGTGCAAGAAGCGCGAAAATGAGAATAGGAACTAAGTTATAA